Part of the Pseudomonas oryzicola genome is shown below.
CGCTGACCGCGAACCGGCAGACCTTTACGATGACGCAGGCCGCGGTAGCAACCCAGGTCCATCAAGCGCTTGATCTTCATGTTGATGTCACGACGCAGGTCACCTTCGGTGGTGAACTTCGCGACTTCGCCACGCAGGGTTTCGATTTGCTCGTCGCTCAGATCCTTGATCTTAGCGGCTGGGTTTACACCAGCGTCTGCACAGATCTTCTGTGCAGTAGTGCGACCGACACCATAGATGTAGGTCAGCGAGATAACAGCATGCTTGTTATCTGGAATGTTGACGCCTGCAATACGGGCCATTCAGTGGGACTCCAATTGACAGCTACCTACGCCCCGGAAGCCAAGAAATAGGGCGCGAGATAATATCGCTGTAGAAACGAATAATCAACCCAGCAGCACACTAGCTGCTGGGTTTGAAGCGCAGATCACACTCAGCCTTGGCGCTGTTTGTGACGCGGTTCCGCGCTGCAGATCACTCGTACGACGCCTTCGCGACGGATGATCTTGCAGTTACGGCACAGCTTTTTCACCGATGCACGAACTTTCATTACCGACTCCTCGAACCTTAGGGGCGTATCAGCGCAGCAGACCGCTGCCACCGTAGCCTTTCAGGTTGGCTTTCTTCATCAGGGATTCGTACTGGTGCGAAACGAGGTGCGATTGTACTTGGGACATGAAGTCCATCACAACCACTACCACAATCAGCAACGAGGTCCCGCCAAGGTAGAACGGCACATTTGCTGCCACCACCAGGAACTGGGGCAGAAGGCAGACGGCCATCATGTAAAGAGCACCGAACATGGTCAGACGGGTCAGAACGCCATCAATGTAGCGTGCCGACTGCTCACCAGGACGGATACCCGGAATAAAGGCACCGGACTTCTTCAGGTTTTCCGCTACGTCTTTCGGATTGAACATCAGCGCTGTGTAGAAGAAGCAGAAGAAAATGATCCCTGCACTAAACAGCAGAATGTTCAACGGCTGACCAGGAGCGATCGACTGCGAGATGTCCTGCAGCCAGCCCATACCTTCGGACTGACCGAACCAGGCACCCAGCGAAGCCGGGAACAGCAAAATGCTGCTCGCGAAAATGGCCGGGATAACCCCCGCCATGTTCACCTTCAGCGGCAGGTGGCTGGTCTGCGCAGCGAAGACCTTGCGGCCTTGCTGACGCTTGGCGTAGTGAACGGCGATACGACGCTGACCACGCTCAATGAACACCACGAAGCCGATAATCGCTACTGCCAGCAAACCGATAGCGACCAGGGCGAAAATGTTGATATCGCCTGTGCGTGCAGACTCGAAAGACTGCCCGATTGCTCTCGGAAGACCGGCAACGATACCTGCGAAGATCAACATCGAGATACCGTTGCCCACACCGCGCTCGGTGATCTGTTCGCCCAGCCACATCATGAACATCGCGCCTGCCACGAAGGTGGAGACGGCGACGACATGGAAGCCCAGGCCTACAGAAAACGCCACGCCCTGGTTGGCCAGGCCAATGGACATGCCAATGGCTTGGACCAGTGCCAGGATAACGGTGCCGTAGCGGGTGTACTGGCTGATCTTGCGACGGCCAGCTTCACCTTCCTTCTTCAACTGCTCCAGTTGCGGGCTGACCGCCGTCATCAGCTGCATGATGATCGATGCCGAAATGTACGGCATGATCCCCAGTGCAAAGATGCTCATGCGCTCAAGCGCGCCACCGGAAAACATGTTGAACAAGCTAAGAATGGTCCCCTCATTCTGCCGAAACAGATCCGCCAGACGGTCTGGATTGATGCCAGGAACCGGGATATGCGCACCTATCCGATAGACGATGATCGCCATGAACAGAAAGCGCAGACGAGCCCAGAGTTCCGACATCCCGCCCTTACCGAGCGAAGAGAGAGCACCTTGCTTAGCCATTTATTCCTCGAACTTGCCGCCAGCTGCTTCGATAGCCGCACGCGCACCCTTGGTGGCTGCGATACCCTTGATGGTGACTGCGCGAGTGACTTCACCAGACAGCATGATTTTCACGCGCTGTACGTTCTGGCCGATCACATTGGCATCCTTCAGGGATTGCACGGAGATCACGTCGCCATCCACCTTGGCCAGCTCGGACAGACGCACTTCGGCGCGGTCCATGGCTTTCAGGGAAACGAAGCCGAACTTCGGCAGACGACGGTGCAGCGGCTGTTGACCGCCTTCGAAGCCCGGAGCGATGGTGCCACCGGAACGGGAGGTCTGACCTTTGTGACCACGGCCACCAGTCTTGCCCAAACCGCTACCGATACCACGACCCGGACGATGCTTCTCGCGACGGGAACCCGGCGCTGGACTCAGATCATTGAGTTTCATCGATTAACCCTCGACCTTCAGCATGTAGTAAGCCTTGTTGATCATCCCGCGGTTCTCGGGAGTATCCTGGACTTCTACAGTGTGACCGATGCGACGCAGACCCAGGCCTTTAACGCACAGTTTGTGGTTAGGCAGACGGCCGGCGGTGCTCTTGATCAGCGTTACTTTTACGGTTGCCATGATCAGATGATCTCCTCAACGCTCTTGCCGCGCTTGGCAGCAATGGATTCAGGAGATTGCATGGCTTTCAGGCCCTTGAAGGTGGCGTAAACCACGTTCACAGGGTTGGTCGAACCGTAGCACTTGGCCAGAACGTTCTGAACACCAGCAACTTCCAGGACAGCACGCATTGCGCCACCGGCGATGATACCGGTACCTTCCGAAGCAGGCTGCATGTAAACCTTCGAGGCGCCGTGGGCAGCCTTGGTGGCGTACTGCAGGGTGGTGCCCTTCAGGTCAACCTGGATCATGTTGCGGCGAGCAGCTTCCATAGCCTTCTGGATCGCAGCAGGTACTTCGCGCGACTTGCCACGGCCGAAGCCAACACGACCTTTGCCATCACCTACCACGGTCAGCGCGGTGAAGGTGAAGATACGGCCGCCTTTTACGGTTTTGGCAACGCGGTTAACTTGAACCAGCTTCTCGATGTAGCCTTCGTCGCGCTTTTGATCGTTATTTGCCATAACTTAGAACTCCAGCCCGCCTTCACGAGCAGCATCAGCCAGCGCCTTGACGCGGCCGTGGTACTTGAAGCCGGAACGGTCAAAGGCAACTTGAGATACACCGGCGGCTTTCGCACGCTCAGCTACCAGCTTGCCAACCTTAGTGGCCGCGTCGATGTTGCCAGTGGCGCCATCACGCAGTTCTTTGTCCAAGGTCGAGGCGCTTGCCAGAACCTTGCTGCCGTCGGCCGAAATGACCTGGGCGTAGATGTGCTGCGAGGAGCGGAACACGCACAGGCGCACGACTTCGAGTTCGTGCATCTTGAGGCGTGCTTTGCGAGCGCGACGCAGTCGAGTAACTTTTTTGTCGGTCATTTGCTAGGCCCTACTTCTTCTTGGCTTCTTTACGACGGACTACTTCGTCCGCGTAACGCACACCCTTGCCTTTGTAAGGCTCTGGCGGACGGAAGTCGCGGATTTCAGCGGCCACCTGACCCACCAGCTGCTTGTCGATACCCTTGATCAGGATGTCGGTCTGGCTTGGGGTTTCAGCGGTGATACCGGCTGGCAGTTCGTAGTCCACTGGGTGCGAGAAGCCCAGAGCCAGGTTCAGGACGGAGCCCTTGGCCTGTGCCTTGTAACCAACACCGATCAGCTGGAGCTTGCGCTCGAAGCCTTGGCTTACGCCCTGGACCATGTTGTTCACCAGAGCGCGGGTGGTACCGGCCATGGCGCGAGCTTGCTGGTCACCGTTGCGAGCAGCGAAACGCAGCTCACCAGCTTCTTCGGTAACTTCAACAGACGAGTGAACGTTCAGTTCGAGAGTGCCTTTGGCACCCTTCACCGAAAGCTGCTGGCCGGCGAATTTGACTTCGACGCCTGCTGGCAGCTTAACGGGGTTCTTAGCGACGCGAGACATGCCTATCTCCCCTTAGAACACTGTGCACAGAACTTCGCCGCCGACACCGGCAGCGCGCGCAGCGCGATCAGTCATCACACCTTTGTTGGTGGAGACGATAGACACGCCCAGGCCGCCACGTACTTTCGGCAGCTCTGCGACGGACTTGTACTGGC
Proteins encoded:
- the rplO gene encoding 50S ribosomal protein L15; its protein translation is MKLNDLSPAPGSRREKHRPGRGIGSGLGKTGGRGHKGQTSRSGGTIAPGFEGGQQPLHRRLPKFGFVSLKAMDRAEVRLSELAKVDGDVISVQSLKDANVIGQNVQRVKIMLSGEVTRAVTIKGIAATKGARAAIEAAGGKFEE
- the rpmJ gene encoding 50S ribosomal protein L36 — its product is MKVRASVKKLCRNCKIIRREGVVRVICSAEPRHKQRQG
- the rpsM gene encoding 30S ribosomal protein S13 gives rise to the protein MARIAGVNIPDNKHAVISLTYIYGVGRTTAQKICADAGVNPAAKIKDLSDEQIETLRGEVAKFTTEGDLRRDINMKIKRLMDLGCYRGLRHRKGLPVRGQRTKTNARTRKGPRKPIRK
- the secY gene encoding preprotein translocase subunit SecY — translated: MAKQGALSSLGKGGMSELWARLRFLFMAIIVYRIGAHIPVPGINPDRLADLFRQNEGTILSLFNMFSGGALERMSIFALGIMPYISASIIMQLMTAVSPQLEQLKKEGEAGRRKISQYTRYGTVILALVQAIGMSIGLANQGVAFSVGLGFHVVAVSTFVAGAMFMMWLGEQITERGVGNGISMLIFAGIVAGLPRAIGQSFESARTGDINIFALVAIGLLAVAIIGFVVFIERGQRRIAVHYAKRQQGRKVFAAQTSHLPLKVNMAGVIPAIFASSILLFPASLGAWFGQSEGMGWLQDISQSIAPGQPLNILLFSAGIIFFCFFYTALMFNPKDVAENLKKSGAFIPGIRPGEQSARYIDGVLTRLTMFGALYMMAVCLLPQFLVVAANVPFYLGGTSLLIVVVVVMDFMSQVQSHLVSHQYESLMKKANLKGYGGSGLLR
- the rplF gene encoding 50S ribosomal protein L6, with the translated sequence MSRVAKNPVKLPAGVEVKFAGQQLSVKGAKGTLELNVHSSVEVTEEAGELRFAARNGDQQARAMAGTTRALVNNMVQGVSQGFERKLQLIGVGYKAQAKGSVLNLALGFSHPVDYELPAGITAETPSQTDILIKGIDKQLVGQVAAEIRDFRPPEPYKGKGVRYADEVVRRKEAKKK
- the rpmD gene encoding 50S ribosomal protein L30 — translated: MATVKVTLIKSTAGRLPNHKLCVKGLGLRRIGHTVEVQDTPENRGMINKAYYMLKVEG
- the rpsE gene encoding 30S ribosomal protein S5; this encodes MANNDQKRDEGYIEKLVQVNRVAKTVKGGRIFTFTALTVVGDGKGRVGFGRGKSREVPAAIQKAMEAARRNMIQVDLKGTTLQYATKAAHGASKVYMQPASEGTGIIAGGAMRAVLEVAGVQNVLAKCYGSTNPVNVVYATFKGLKAMQSPESIAAKRGKSVEEII
- the rplR gene encoding 50S ribosomal protein L18, which codes for MTDKKVTRLRRARKARLKMHELEVVRLCVFRSSQHIYAQVISADGSKVLASASTLDKELRDGATGNIDAATKVGKLVAERAKAAGVSQVAFDRSGFKYHGRVKALADAAREGGLEF